ATGGATGAGATCATTTTCTGTTCGGATTGCTATTGAGGAATTCTACAGAGCCCAATTTTGAAAACTATATATTACAAAATCTCGAAACTGCGCCCGAGTCAATAACCTAGTTTTGGAGGATGGTGAGATAAATAGAGTTCCAAATTGTGAGATAACTATAACCAAAAACAAGGATGCGAGGGAGGGGATTTAAACCCCCGAACTCCTGCGAGATCAGGCCCTCAACCTTGCGCCTTTGATCTAGCTTGGCAACCCTCGCGCCCCTGTCCTCTCTCGCCATTTTGTCGTAAGCGAACCAGTCATAACGAACCCGGAAAACCGGCGGTTGAGGCGCATAATTCCCGGACCGAAAGGAACCGGATCTCCCCCGGCCTTTGATAATAAAGGTGATGGAGGAGATACCCGTCACCCCGGTCACTGGCAAAAAGATATTAACAGAGACAGACGTTTTACTCTTATGCCCCGTCCGTCTGTTGTCATTATCGGTGTTCTTCTGGCCATTCTCATTGCATGCATCCTTTCCGCAGGGTGCAGTGAGGGGCTCCCATTGTCCAGTGAGTGCTCATATCGGGTAAGTTACGGAGGTAATTTCCTCCTGACCAAAGACCAGCCGGAATTCAAGTTGACAACACCGGAAGCCAACAAGAACTGCCATGCCCAGATGACACTCACCTATTGGTACAAGGACCAGGCGCTTGCAGAATCCGGGACAAAACCTCCGGTCATGTACAATTTCCGTACCTGGACCGGGGGTTTCCCGGACCCGGTCTCAAAACAGGTCGATGCGTACAATGATCAGGGCGTTAAAGTAAAGGCATGGAAAGCTTCTGTAGACGAGGCTGCAAAGAATGCGCAAGGGGACTATACCTATTATTCCGTATATGTCTTCTACCCGCGGGGAACGACCAATTATCCTAAAGATGGTGTTGAGGCAGACATCGAGATCTCGTATGTCCCGTTCAAACAGGGACAGTCGAAATAACCGGATACAATCATTCTTTTCCGTATCGACAAGGAAGGCCAAGGAGAGCCCTCCTGCCCGCCAGTCATTCCCATGCTTATCCTGCGGCACCAATTGCGGGGATCGGGGCGGCTGCATGCCTGCGCGACCGGGCCCTGAACCCGGCGCCTCTGATCTGGTATGGCAACCCTCGTACCTCTGCCCTTCTCACCGTTTTGTTGTAATCGGACCGGTCATAACAAACCCGGATAACCCCGTCATCTTCCGGACTTAACCATATTTAACCGCATTAACTTCCGGACGTAACCATACTGCATCGAATCCGGAAAAAACACAAACGGAGATCTTGAAAACAATAACAAAACCGCGAATGCGAGGGAGGGGATTTGAACCCCCGAACTCCTGCGAGATCAGGCCCTGAACCTGACGCCTTTGACCTGGCTTGGCAACCCTCGCGCCTTTAATCATTGCTTTGTAAAATTTAATAAAGTTAGGTATTCATTTGTTTCTTTGACCCGGATACCCTATCTATAAAATCGATCTTTTTTGTCAGTTCCTCATCCTTTGTAACTAAAAAATCAAACCAAAACCGTACCATCATGATTTGCCAAAAAGGACGGGGACAATAATTTCTGACAGATGGGACATCATGCCATCGTCACCGTAGAATGGGACATAAAGGTTCTCCATTAGTATTATGATTTGATGCGCAGATTACATACTGGATGGCTGATAAACGGTACGAAACATTAAAAATCGAAAATATCGTCGCGTCCGGCGTTATTGCTGATTCCATAGATCTCGCAATAGTATCAAAAAAGATCCCAAGCTGCGAGCTCAACACCAAACGGTTCCCCGGGGCGGTATACCGGATCGAGAAGCCAAAAATTGCGTCCCTGATATTTTCTTCAGGAAAGGTCGTCCTCACCGGCATCAGGGATAAAAAGGCGCTTGATGACGGGCTCAAACTCATCATCAGCTCGCTTAAGGGAGCAGGAGTGAAGACCTACAAAGAACCCAAGGTCGCGATCACCAACATCGTCTGTTCGTACGATATCGGCAAGTACATCAACCTCAACAAGGTCGTCATCACGCTGAACCTTGAAAATATCGAATATGAACCCGAACAGTTCCCCGGCCTCGTGTATCGTATCAAGGACCCAAAAATCGTTGCCCTGCTCTTCAGCTCGGGAAAGATCATCCTCACCGGTGGGAAAAACCTTGAGGACATCAAGAAGGGGCTGGACTTCCTAGAGCAGAAACTCGAAAGTATTATGTAATATTTTTTTTTTGTAAATCCCATTTTTTTATATTTTTACTGCCAGAACCGGTGCGTCTGGATAAAATTGCGCTCTGCTTTTAAGATTTCGCGGTAAAACGCGTCCCCGTCGGTAAGGGTCCCCATGATACGGGATGCGTTCTCGGGGCCGATACCCCTTGCTGCAAGCGCGATAACCGCCTTTTTACCGCTGGATAGCACGATATTTGCGTTCTTCATCAGCCGCCGCTCGTTCTCCTGTTCTTCAGCGGTCTTCTTCTTTTTCTTCATTGCCGCACACAACTGCTCCTCCCATGGTTTGAGGGCTGCGATCAGCCCGGCCCCGCATTTCGGGCACCGGGGCTTCTCAGGGACCCTGAAGACCACAGTACGGCTCTTCCAGTCACGGCAGTTCATGCAGCAGAGCACGACATCATCAGAGTCCAGCCGGCGTTTGACCGCAGCAAGGATCGCCTGGTCTGCGGTTGGCGGGGGGATCTGGTCGCGCGAGGTGAGCAGCCCTTCCGCACCGATAATGGAGAGGCTCCCGGTACTGATGCTGATCTCATCCTTTTGGACGAGGGTTATGATGGCTGCAGCTGTTGCAACATCCATGTATTCCGAGAGCAGCTCGCGGTACGCCTCCTGCTGCACGACCGTGGAATCAAAGAATTCAAGCAATCTCTGGATACTTATCCTTTCATAATCTGCGTCCGGGTCGATCGCCCCGAATTTTTTTGCCACCTGCACAAGCTTCCACTTAAAAAGAGCGGTGCGCTTGAGAGCAAGCCGAATGATGCCCGGCATGTGCAGGGGGTCAACGGACATCAGCATATCACGCACATCGGCCGCCCGTATATAGGAAGGCAGCCGGAGTAGGATCCTGTATGCATCCAGCTCGATACCAACTGTCGTGCCGAACTTTGCCGAGATCAGGATGGAGATGACTCGCCCGAGGGCTTCATTTGCCTTGTGCCCGGCGCAGATGTTGCAGACAACCCCCTCGTCGGTATTTTCAAGCGTGATAAGCTCATCGGTGGGGACAGGTGAGCGGTTTTTGTCCATCGCTTCAAGGAATGTCCGGGCATATTGTATCCCGTCGGGTTCACTGGTGTAGTCCCCAATGCTCCTGCTCCTGCGAAGCGCCCCGGCTTCCTTGGCAATCGTGTACGGGACCGGTATCTGTTCGCCTTCCCATGACGGGATCTCCCCCTGCACCTTTCGTGCCGGTTCGACGGTGAGTTTCCCGTCAGCGATCTCGATCACCCGCCACAACTGGCCCTTGGTGACAAAAACTGCGCCAGTATGCACCCAGCCGACGACAAAGGACTCATCGAGCGTCCCGACCGTCCGCCGGGATACCATGTCAAAGACCGGCACCTTGCGCTCGTCATGGATCATGGAGAGATTTCCCGCAAGGTACTTCCGGGCCCGCGCAGTGGTTATGATCCTGCTGCCGTCCAGCCTGATGAGCCGGTGCTCCTCCATCTGCCGGCAGACATCGTCAAGCAGGCTCCCATAGTCAGAAAACACATGCGCCCTGTTAATAATTCCGCGCACCCGCTCCAGTTCGATCTCCCCATATTCGACCGCGATGCCTGCGATCTGGTTTGCGAGCACATCGGCGGCATTTTTGTGGGGGATCACGTCCTCAATATCGTTTGCAAGCGCCCTTCGCACAATGACAAGCGATTCCAGAAGGTCGGAGAAACCTGTGGCAAGGATTGTGCCGCGCGAAACTGTATGCAACCTGTGCCCCGCTCTTCCGACACGCTGGACCAGCCGGGCAACTTCCCGCGGGGACCCGAACTGTATTACGTGATCCACCCTGCCGATGTCGATCCCGAGTTCCATGGACGACGTGCAGATCAGGGTCTTTATCTCCCCGCGTTTGAACCGCTCCTCTGCGTCGATCCGCACATCCCTTGAGAGCGAACCATGGTGGACCTCAACGTCGCCACGCTCAAAGAGCTCGTGCGCCAGCGCCTCGGCAGTCACCCGCGTGTTCACAAAGACCAGCGTTGACCCTTTCGCACTAAGCATTGAAGAGAGCACGCTTACCTGTTCCTTGAACGACTCGCCTGCAAACCTGACGCTGACATCCAGCTGCTTTGCCACGGGAACTAGCACATCAAAGAAAGGCCGGGAACCGCACAGGAACCGCCCGATCTCGTCCGGGTTTCCCACAGTCGCAGAAAGGCCGATGCGCTGGAAATCTCCTGCATAGACAACAAGCCGTTCGAGTGCAACGGCAAGCTGCGCCCCCCGCTTGCTGCCGGCAAGCTCGTGAATTTCATCAACAATCACGTACCGTATGCCGGAAAGGTGGCTGCGCAGGCGCCTGCCCATAAACAATGCCTGCAGGGTCTCGGGCGTCGTGATGAGGAGGTCCGGGGGGGATAGTGCCTGCCTTCGGCGCTCTGATATGGAAGTATCACCGTGCCGGACACCAATTTTGACCGATAACTCATGGCACCACCATTCCATCCTTGACAGGATGTCACGGTTGAGAGAACGCAGCGGAGTGATATACAGTGCCTTGATCCCTTTGCCATAAGTTCCCGTTACCAGACCGTTAAAGACAGGGATCATTGCACTCTCAGTCTTCCCGGTGCCGGTCGGAGCAATGAGGATGATGTTTTTACCTTCAAGGACCAGGGGGATCGCCTGCATCTGGGGGTCGGACAATGCAGAAAAACCCCGCTTCCAGATGCAGGCGCTCACCCGCTCATCGAGGCGGTCAATCGGGGACATTTTCCTCCAGTGCAGATACCGGGCCGACATACGTACCATCCGCACAAAAGATCTCAGCACGGTCAGTCCGGATCGACCTTGAGAGCGGGGAGAATGGGTGGTGAATAATCCGGAGAATATCAAAACCTGCACATTCATTGAACGCAGGCATAAAGAGGACCCGGGTCTTTTCTGACATGGAGGGGACATCCTTAAACCGGAACACACCTTCATCGATCCCTGCAAGAAGGTACGCCGGTGCACGGAGCGAGCACCCCACCTCGTCATGCAATGAGACCATGGGGTGGTGGTGGCCGGCAATAATCAGGTGACCGGACAGGTCCGGGTTTGGAAGGGTATGCCCGTGCATGTACGCGACGCCATCGATGACCGCCCCATCCTTTGGAAGGAGTTCTCCCTTTTTGAGAAAAGGGGCAATCCCGGTGTCGTGATTGCCTGGCAGAACCCGGATTGGGACTCGTTCGCGCAGGGCAGCGAGGATATCGGGGATCTCCCGGTATTCCTGCCGGGTGGTCCTGGGAATGCTGTGTTTTACGTCCCCGAGAAGGACGAGAAGATCCGGTTTCGTTGCCTTGACGCATGCAATCACGCGCCAAAGCCGTTCCGTGCTCCTGCTTGCAAAATGCCAGCCATGCTGGGCAAGGTCCGACTCGATTCCAAAGTGGAGGTCGGCCACAACGAGCAGGCGCTTTTTGTTCTTCACGATGAGCGCCGGGCCGTCCTCAAAAAACCGGAGATTCATAGCAGCCTGATGACGCCTTTCTGGGGCTGGTAGCAGGTATCGTCTTTGATCATCTCTTCAATTGCAGCCTTCGCAGCTTCCGGAGAGATGCCAGAAGGAACAGCATGCCGTATGATTTCTTCAATCGCAACCCCCCGCGAGCCTTGATGCTCCTGAATAATCGTGGTGATGAGATTCCTGGGATTGACTAGAGGAGGATGGGAGGAGGCCGGTATGCGGACTGTAGAAAGCGCTGAAGTTGCCATCACCACGAGATCCCGGAGATTCTCCCGTGTAACCGAATAGTGCCCTGTCACTGCCTGCAATTCCGGGTTCTCCGATGGGTTATCAAGGGCATTGGCAAGACTCTCCACACGATGCAGGGTGAGATCCGCTGTCCTGACCACCCAGAGATCGCGGGCAGCGCGATCGACGACCTCTATTGATTCCGGGCGTACCGAGAGTGTGGTGCGCCCGTCCCTCTGGTACATCTGCGCTGTTCCCATAATGGCGAGAAACGAGGGGACAGGGATATTCTTTGCCATTGTGAAAAGATCTGTTCTGGCTCCCCTGATCACAACATCAAATGCTCCGGTCGGATCGGAGATCCTGCACCGGAGCATATCACCAAGATCGGATAATTCGGTCAATGCTCCGATCAGTAACAGCAGACGGCAGTAAGCACCGCCGGGGGTGACGATATAATTATAACCTTGCCCATCCCCTCTCTGAACGGTTAATGTCGAGCGGTTGAATTCTCCCGCAAAAACCCGTGCTGTCCCTTCCATAGACCTGTGAGAGTATTTGGGGAGGATATAACTTCAAGGTATAGTCCTATGCAAAAAGGGTTAGGTGCAGCTCATGCAGGCAGAGTTATGCGGTAGCTCGCTCTCGCGGATCGCCTCCATTGCCGCGACACGGTCATTTGTCGACATGACAAAGTTGTAGGTATTGACGTAGGAGACATATGCATCGTAATCCCACTTGTAGAGAGTGTGGGTGGGGCCACCCCGTTCTTCGAGAGTCTTCATGTTGGTCTTGATTGTCTGAATATCATAAAAAATACTCATCACGTAATTTACCTTGCCATAAAGGAGCTTCCCTTTGCCGACCGGCACAATGATTGGCGCAGGAGCTTTTTCGTACTCGTCATCATAGAAACCGATGAGCCGTGTTGTTGTCGTCTCGATATAGACATAGTCCCGTTTGGAATCGGAAAATACCCTGAACGAGGGTTTGTTTGTTGCAAGGTGGATCCGGATCCCCGCCGTTGCATGTTCCAGCGAGGGAAATATCAGGAGCCCGACATCATAGTCTTCCCTGGAGAGGAGCCCGGTGAGAAGGATGGATTTTTCATCGCAGTCTCCCTTTGCATCGTAGATGACCTCCACCGGATATCTCGGGTTGCCGGTCGTGGTATTGTCATACGGTATCTGCTGCACGAAACTTACAAGAAATTCAAGGTATTCGTCATCAGTGAGCGTCCGGCCTCCCTTGAACCGCTGTTTTCGTATCTCTTTTAGGATGTCGGAATAGAACGGCTCTATCGCGGGATCATCAGTCATCTGCTGGTAGAAGTACCCCACTTCCTTGCTGTCGATGATCATATGTTTGTTTGAAGATGCGTTTGCCGCGTGCA
Above is a genomic segment from Methanoregula sp. containing:
- a CDS encoding TATA-box-binding protein codes for the protein MADKRYETLKIENIVASGVIADSIDLAIVSKKIPSCELNTKRFPGAVYRIEKPKIASLIFSSGKVVLTGIRDKKALDDGLKLIISSLKGAGVKTYKEPKVAITNIVCSYDIGKYINLNKVVITLNLENIEYEPEQFPGLVYRIKDPKIVALLFSSGKIILTGGKNLEDIKKGLDFLEQKLESIM
- a CDS encoding DEAD/DEAH box helicase; this translates as MSPIDRLDERVSACIWKRGFSALSDPQMQAIPLVLEGKNIILIAPTGTGKTESAMIPVFNGLVTGTYGKGIKALYITPLRSLNRDILSRMEWWCHELSVKIGVRHGDTSISERRRQALSPPDLLITTPETLQALFMGRRLRSHLSGIRYVIVDEIHELAGSKRGAQLAVALERLVVYAGDFQRIGLSATVGNPDEIGRFLCGSRPFFDVLVPVAKQLDVSVRFAGESFKEQVSVLSSMLSAKGSTLVFVNTRVTAEALAHELFERGDVEVHHGSLSRDVRIDAEERFKRGEIKTLICTSSMELGIDIGRVDHVIQFGSPREVARLVQRVGRAGHRLHTVSRGTILATGFSDLLESLVIVRRALANDIEDVIPHKNAADVLANQIAGIAVEYGEIELERVRGIINRAHVFSDYGSLLDDVCRQMEEHRLIRLDGSRIITTARARKYLAGNLSMIHDERKVPVFDMVSRRTVGTLDESFVVGWVHTGAVFVTKGQLWRVIEIADGKLTVEPARKVQGEIPSWEGEQIPVPYTIAKEAGALRRSRSIGDYTSEPDGIQYARTFLEAMDKNRSPVPTDELITLENTDEGVVCNICAGHKANEALGRVISILISAKFGTTVGIELDAYRILLRLPSYIRAADVRDMLMSVDPLHMPGIIRLALKRTALFKWKLVQVAKKFGAIDPDADYERISIQRLLEFFDSTVVQQEAYRELLSEYMDVATAAAIITLVQKDEISISTGSLSIIGAEGLLTSRDQIPPPTADQAILAAVKRRLDSDDVVLCCMNCRDWKSRTVVFRVPEKPRCPKCGAGLIAALKPWEEQLCAAMKKKKKTAEEQENERRLMKNANIVLSSGKKAVIALAARGIGPENASRIMGTLTDGDAFYREILKAERNFIQTHRFWQ
- a CDS encoding metallophosphoesterase, with product MNLRFFEDGPALIVKNKKRLLVVADLHFGIESDLAQHGWHFASRSTERLWRVIACVKATKPDLLVLLGDVKHSIPRTTRQEYREIPDILAALRERVPIRVLPGNHDTGIAPFLKKGELLPKDGAVIDGVAYMHGHTLPNPDLSGHLIIAGHHHPMVSLHDEVGCSLRAPAYLLAGIDEGVFRFKDVPSMSEKTRVLFMPAFNECAGFDILRIIHHPFSPLSRSIRTDRAEIFCADGTYVGPVSALEENVPD